The bacterium genome has a segment encoding these proteins:
- a CDS encoding GDP-mannose 4,6-dehydratase, giving the protein MSKVLITGGCGYIGSHANKLLSESGCDTVVLDNLVHGRREFAQWGRFVKMDLTDREGLEKLLAAEKFDSVLHFAGYAYVGESVTDPAKYYQNNVAGTLNLLA; this is encoded by the coding sequence ATGTCCAAAGTATTGATCACCGGGGGGTGCGGGTACATAGGCTCGCATGCCAACAAGCTGTTAAGCGAAAGCGGCTGCGACACCGTGGTGCTGGACAATCTGGTCCACGGCCGCCGGGAGTTCGCCCAGTGGGGCCGGTTCGTTAAGATGGACCTGACCGACCGGGAGGGCCTGGAGAAACTTCTGGCGGCGGAAAAGTTTGACTCCGTGCTGCACTTTGCCGGGTATGCCTATGTAGGCGAGTCGGTGACGGATCCGGCCAAGTACTACCAGAACAATGTGGCGGGAACCCTTAACCTGCTGGCGG